A genomic region of Elaeis guineensis isolate ETL-2024a chromosome 9, EG11, whole genome shotgun sequence contains the following coding sequences:
- the LOC105051567 gene encoding uncharacterized protein ycf45 isoform X1 yields the protein MGVLSVYPQLIPPKILHRFLSAKPLRSRLVSLPPPRRNPRRVRCSSSSEATEDGFVVVEDDLHALLQILPKDLRDNLQNEPRRAQLLEVILDLGRKPEARFLGESGGQYLRNTEISLEELEKAQKAVGEFGGDNRAGIEGTLHRISAIRSRKGLIVGLTCRVGRAVTGHVDMVRDLLQYNESILFLGRPGVGKTTVMREIARVLADELQKRVVIVDTSNEIGGDGDIPHTAIGGARRMQVPEPSMQHRLMIEAVENHMPEVVIVDEIGTEAEALACRSIAERGLMLIGTAHGEHLGNIIKNPTLSDLVGGVETVTLGDDEARARRSQKSILERKAPPTFPFLIEMRERNHWVAHRTERSVDMLLHGKKPLVEVRKRDDQFKVVIERWITYDGEAI from the exons ATGGGCGTGCTCTCAGTTTATCCTCAGCTTATTCCACCTAAAATCCTTCACCGTTTCCTCTCAGCGAAGCCTCTGAGATCGAGATTGGTTTCCCTCCCTCCTCCAAGGAGAAATCCTCGTCGAGTTCGGTGCTCCTCGTCCTCCGAAGCTACGGAGGATGGGTTCGTCGTCGTGGAGGATGACCTCCACGCGCTTCTTCAA ATTTTACCCAAAGATTTGCGAGATAATCTACAAAATGAACCTAGAAGAGCTCAACTTTTAGAG GTTATTCTGGATTTGGGTCGTAAGCCTGAAGCACGTTTCCTTGGTGAATCTGGTGGGCAGTATCTGAGGAATACAGAG ATTTCACTGGAAGAGTTGGAGAAAGCTCAGAAAGCAGTTGGAGAATTTGGAGGAGACAACCGTGCAGGCATTGAAGGTACCTTACACAGGATATCTGCAATAAGGAGTAGGAAGGGGCTTATTGTTGGGCTGACATGTAGAGTTGGACGAGCAGTTACTGGTCATGTTGACATGGTCCGTGATCTCCTGCAATACAATGAAAGCATCCTATTTCTAGGAAG GCCTGGAGTAGGTAAGACTACTGTCATGCGTGAGATTGCACGTGTCTTGGCTGATGAACTTCAAAAGCGAGTG GTAATTGTGGATACTAGCAATGAGATTGGAGGAGATGGGGATATTCCTCACACAGCAATAGGGGGTGCAAGGAGAATGCAAGTTCCAGAACCATCCATGCAGCACAGACTCATGATTGAAGCAGTTGAGAATCATATGCCTGAGGTGGTAATTGTAGATGAGATTGGTACTGAAGCAGAGGCACTTGCTTGTAGATCAATTGCAGAAAGGGGACTGATGCTTATCGGTACTGCCCATGGAGAACATTTGGGAAATATAATTAAAAACCCCACTCTTTCTGATCTG GTTGGGGGAGTGGAAACTGTTACTCTAGGTGATGATGAGGCTCGAGCTAGACGTAGCCAGAAAAGCATTCTTGAGAGAAAAGCTCCTCCAACATTTCCTTTCCTTATTGAGATGAGGGAACGGAATCACTGGGTCGCTCACCGA ACCGAAAGGAGCGTTGATATGTTGCTCCACGGCAAAAAGCCGTTGGTAGAG GTGAGAAAGAGGGATGACCAGTTCAAGGTTGTAATTGAAAGATGGATAACATATGATGGAGAGGCAATATAG
- the LOC105051567 gene encoding uncharacterized protein ycf45 isoform X2, which yields MGVLSVYPQLIPPKILHRFLSAKPLRSRLVSLPPPRRNPRRVRCSSSSEATEDGFVVVEDDLHALLQVILDLGRKPEARFLGESGGQYLRNTEISLEELEKAQKAVGEFGGDNRAGIEGTLHRISAIRSRKGLIVGLTCRVGRAVTGHVDMVRDLLQYNESILFLGRPGVGKTTVMREIARVLADELQKRVVIVDTSNEIGGDGDIPHTAIGGARRMQVPEPSMQHRLMIEAVENHMPEVVIVDEIGTEAEALACRSIAERGLMLIGTAHGEHLGNIIKNPTLSDLVGGVETVTLGDDEARARRSQKSILERKAPPTFPFLIEMRERNHWVAHRTERSVDMLLHGKKPLVEVRKRDDQFKVVIERWITYDGEAI from the exons ATGGGCGTGCTCTCAGTTTATCCTCAGCTTATTCCACCTAAAATCCTTCACCGTTTCCTCTCAGCGAAGCCTCTGAGATCGAGATTGGTTTCCCTCCCTCCTCCAAGGAGAAATCCTCGTCGAGTTCGGTGCTCCTCGTCCTCCGAAGCTACGGAGGATGGGTTCGTCGTCGTGGAGGATGACCTCCACGCGCTTCTTCAA GTTATTCTGGATTTGGGTCGTAAGCCTGAAGCACGTTTCCTTGGTGAATCTGGTGGGCAGTATCTGAGGAATACAGAG ATTTCACTGGAAGAGTTGGAGAAAGCTCAGAAAGCAGTTGGAGAATTTGGAGGAGACAACCGTGCAGGCATTGAAGGTACCTTACACAGGATATCTGCAATAAGGAGTAGGAAGGGGCTTATTGTTGGGCTGACATGTAGAGTTGGACGAGCAGTTACTGGTCATGTTGACATGGTCCGTGATCTCCTGCAATACAATGAAAGCATCCTATTTCTAGGAAG GCCTGGAGTAGGTAAGACTACTGTCATGCGTGAGATTGCACGTGTCTTGGCTGATGAACTTCAAAAGCGAGTG GTAATTGTGGATACTAGCAATGAGATTGGAGGAGATGGGGATATTCCTCACACAGCAATAGGGGGTGCAAGGAGAATGCAAGTTCCAGAACCATCCATGCAGCACAGACTCATGATTGAAGCAGTTGAGAATCATATGCCTGAGGTGGTAATTGTAGATGAGATTGGTACTGAAGCAGAGGCACTTGCTTGTAGATCAATTGCAGAAAGGGGACTGATGCTTATCGGTACTGCCCATGGAGAACATTTGGGAAATATAATTAAAAACCCCACTCTTTCTGATCTG GTTGGGGGAGTGGAAACTGTTACTCTAGGTGATGATGAGGCTCGAGCTAGACGTAGCCAGAAAAGCATTCTTGAGAGAAAAGCTCCTCCAACATTTCCTTTCCTTATTGAGATGAGGGAACGGAATCACTGGGTCGCTCACCGA ACCGAAAGGAGCGTTGATATGTTGCTCCACGGCAAAAAGCCGTTGGTAGAG GTGAGAAAGAGGGATGACCAGTTCAAGGTTGTAATTGAAAGATGGATAACATATGATGGAGAGGCAATATAG
- the LOC105051566 gene encoding uncharacterized protein yields the protein MASPMATNRTPVSSPLLFRASFPSPPTPPPSFPFQFPARTQKRRALGLTIRAETMATEKLGIKVERNPPESKLAELGVRQWPKWGCAPSKFPWTYTAKETCYLLEGKVKVYPDGHGDEFVEIGAGDLVEFPKGMKCTWNVSVAVDKHYNFE from the exons ATGGCGAGCCCAATGGCAACCAATCGAACTCCAGTTTCGTCCCCGCTTCTGTTTCGAGCCTCCTTCCCTTCTCCTCCTACCCCACCTCCTTCTTTTCCCTTTCAATTCCCGGCGCGAACACAGAAGAGGAGGGCATTGGGTTTAACGATTAGAGCCGAGACGATGGCGACGGAGAAGCTGGGGATCAAGGTGGAGAGGAACCCTCCCGAATCCAAGCTCGCCGAGCTCGGTGTCCGTCAATGGCCCAA GTGGGGATGTGCTCCAAGTAAATTCCCATGGACATACACCGCAAAGGAGACATGCTATCTACTGGAGGGAAAGGTGAAAGTTTACCCTGATGGGCATGGTGATGAGTTTGTGGAGATTGGTGCAGGTGATCTAGTGGAGTTCCCTAAAGGCATGAAGTGCACCTGGAATGTCTCTGTTGCTGTGGATAAGCACTACAATTTTGAATAA